GTCTTGTGCAAAAGTAACAGCTACAAAAAGGAATAAAATGGAGGCTAATGCGTACTTTACTCTTATCATTATTTAGTTATTTAGTATTGCGAAAATTAAAGTTTTTATAGATATTTTTTAACATATGTTACAAATTTAACATTCCTTTAGTATCTGATTTCACTAAAACATGGCTCTTTTTCTTTCCGTTTATTTTAAAATGAACCACATTTTGTTGATCATCATAAATATCAGTTAGCACTTCATTTTGAATGCCTATTTGTTTTAATGTGTTTAAAGGAATATTTGGTACTTCTAGATAGCAAATGACCATATCAGAATCGTACTTTTTGCCAATGAAATCGTACTTCACTGTTTCACCATTTATTTCAACCATAAACTTAGTACGTAAATATTTTTCCAGATATTCCCGATCTACTGAAGATTCTCTATCTGATCCAAGTTTAGCAGGTATTCCATATCGCTCTTTTAGTACCGTATTTAAATCATCAATAAAAACACGGGTGATTATTTGAACCGATTGATCCTTTTCTGAATAATCAACATTGGTAACACTAATATAGAATTTATGCGCAGTGGTAAACGCAACTAGTGGTACTATCAACACTATAAATACTAATCTAAAATATTTCATTTTACGGTGTTTTATTAACTTTATAATCGAGATATAAATGCTCTGAACCTTGTCTACCGGCCCGGCAGGCTTATGTCGAAATCTTGACTAAATTTACAATTCAACGCCCCGTGGACTTGTCCCGAGATTATTTACTTTCTAACAAACCATATGCCAAATACATAAAATACTAATCTAGAGAATTGTTTTCTCTATATAGTACGCTCCTGTTTCTCATATACTCCCAAATTTCAATTTGATCATGGGTATCGACAATACGCTGAAACTTGGCGTCCACTTCACAGAAATATAAAAAATCATCTATTTTTTCAATGGGTATTTTTAATTGTTTTTGAAAAATACTATCTGCATAAAAATTGCGTATACGCTCTGTTCTATCATATAGTTTATTTCTTTCTACACGTTTTTTAAGCATTTTAGTTCTACCCGATAGTGCATTTAATAAGGGGTCAAAACTCATTATAGGATTAGCAGTGGCAGCACTCAGCTCCCTCTCTGCTTTGGTCGGAATTTTTACATAAGCGTTTGGCAAACCCAAGGTAGATGCAGTAACAATTGGGTCTAATTCTAAAGTAGGTAAATCCTTTAATAAATTTCCACTAAGGTTATATGGCGTTACGGTAACCTCGTCCAATTCGTTCAACGCATCTTCTAAACCAACAGAAATGAATTTACTTTCTAAAATAGCTGTTGACACCACTACAATTTTTTTCTTGTATTGAATTGCGGAAAACTCTAAGGTATCCAACATATTCACCGTAATAGTAAAAAAACCATTTACATCGGTAATTGTCGCTCGTTTGGTTGTTAAATTAAGTACATGTGTTGCAGCGACATCACCATCATCACTATATACTTTACCTTCTAAATTTTTAGATTTACCAATTTGAGCTACCGAAACAGCACTCATTAATAAAAAAATTAGTAGGAAACTACTCCTCATCTATTCCTTTAAGAAATGTTTTACTGTTATTTACCAGCGCATCAATGAGTTGAAATTCATTTTCTTTCCTCAACAATGACTGGGTAGGCATTCTAGTATCACAATATATTAAAAACTCGTCTATTCTATCTTGTGGAATATTAAGATCAAGAACAAAAAACGAATCATCGTATACTTGTCTTAAAACATCACTTACTTTTAACTTGGGACCAGATTCGTCGGCTTCATTTTGAGATTTAAATATTGCCCTGAATATATTTACAAAATTCAACCCATCTTGCATTCCCCTTTCCGATTGGGATAACGCTATGTTTTCTACCTCTGTACTACGATCAATCTCGTAATCATAAGTTTTAAATTCTTCGTTTTTTAATTTCAAAAAACGCTCTTGCTGTTCTGGTGTTATCACCACTTCATCTAACTCGGTTACTTTTTCCTTAACCTCTACCACCAAACGGTTATTTGCCAAAATTTCTTCGGTTATGGTTACCACTTTTATATTGTAATTAACTGCAGTAAATACTAATTCATCTCCCACTTTTACATTAATCTTAAACCTACCTTGGTCGTTTGTAATTGTTGCTCTTTCAGAAGTAGAGTTAATAACATTCTCGTTAGGCACAGCAACATTCATGTAAATAACAGATCCCATTAAGGGTCTTCTATCATCATCTTGAGAAACTCCTGTAAATACAGTAAATAGGGCTATTAAATAAAATACTATTTTGGTCATTTATTTTGTATTGAGTTATGAAAACCCATTTTACCGAGTCTTCAGAATATAAAGTAAAGATATGTTTAAACGATAAAAAAAAACGTGTCAATAAACTTTTGTTAATTTCTTAGGACAAAGTTCATTCTCCATAAACACTATTTTGCTTCAATAAAATGGCCATTCAGCGAAGTTTAATGTTCTTTAACCTAATACCATACTATTTCAACTTATAAATAAAGCTAGATTAGAAGATAATACTATTTTTGTTTTCCATCATTTTAAATGGTGTTAAAACGCTTAGTATGAAAGCCATAATTTTATTTATTCTGTTTGCCATGCTCACCATTTCATCGGTTTTTGGGCAAATTAAAATAGGTGACAATCCACAAAACATAGATGCTGCCTCAATTTTAGAATTAGAAAGCAATACAAAGGTTTTTGTCATTACACGTGTTACTACCCTTGAAATGGAAGCCATTACCCCACAGCGCGGTGGTATGGTTTACAATATTGATACTGAGTGTATAAATTATTATGACGGTACACAATGGGTAAATCTTTGTGACGCGGTTGACTTCAATATTACTAACGATCCTATCGTTAATAATAGAGTAACTATTGAAATTACGCCAACTGCAGCAGGCTATAATTTAGAAATTGCGAAAAATGGTATTCTAGGCGATAATATTGTTGATGGTGGTATTGGCCCAGATGACATTCAAGATAACTCCATCGGTCAAAGTAAATTAGCTGCTGAATCTGTAGGTTCTAGTGAAATTAGGTCCAATGCAGTAGGTTCCGATGAAATTAGAGATGGTAGTATTGCCCCTTCGGATATGGCCAATTTTATACCCGGACAGGTTTTAACAACGGATGAAAATGGCATTGTTCAATGGGAAGCTACCGGAAATCTACAAGGTGCATTAGGGGATGAATTTACTATATCCGGTAACGGCACACCAGCAAGCCCCTTACAAATAAGCGAAGGGGTGCAACAAAATATATCCAATAACAACTCTTTAATTACAGCACACATTGTTGCGGACGAAGATACTGACGACACTAACGAACTAATAGACTTAAGTTTTACTAAGTTAACCAACACATTAAGTATTAGTAAATCGGCTAATCCTATAGGTGCTTCGGTTGATTTAAGTGGATTAATAGGATCAGACGACCAGCAACTAACTTTGAACAATAATATACTTAGTCTAGAAGAAGGCGGTACTCCTATTGATTTAAGTATTTATGCCAATTCTGGGTCCGACAACCAAAATTTAGAAACAGCTACGTTAGCAAATGAACAACTAACCATTACTATTGAAGGAGGAAATCCAACAACGGCAGACCTTGGTGTTTTTGCTACCGACGCAGCCTTAACAACAGGGTTAGCGTTAAAAGAAGACCTAGCCAACAAATCTAACAATGTTACTTTAGGAAATTCTACAGTGCTTTATCCAACCCAGAACGCCGTTAAAGTTTATGTGGACAATGTGGTAGGGGGTTCGGCCCAAACCATTGTAAGTGCAGATCCAAACAACGCTATTATTCAAAGCGCCAATGATGGTGGTGCATATTATAATGATGGGGACAGAAACAGCCAAAACGAGTTACAAGATTTAGCTTTTAATAATGCCACAAACATTTTAACACTTACGACCCCTGGCACCCCTAACAACCAAGCGGATTTAAGTGGATTAGCAGGAATTACTACATTAAACAATGGATTTATACTGGTGGGAAATGCAGCAAATGCGCCTGCAGAAGTTTCGGTTAGCGGGGATGCTACCATGAACAATCTTGGTGAGGTTACCATTGAAAATGCTGCAGTTACCCCTATTAAAATTGAACCCGGACTTGACGGACAATTTTTGAGTACAGTAGCTGGGGCTGTAACTTGGGTAGCAGAACCAACTGGCACTGGTGGCTCTACAGAACTTGTCGACGGAATTACTATTACTGGTGATGGAACAAATTTAGATCGTTTTAAAATTGAGCCAAGTGCCACATTGGGACAATACTTAAGAACCAATGCAGCTGGAAATGTCGTTTGGGACAATCTACCGACAGGTACGGCAGGCACTGTAACTTCAGATGGAATTACAATTGTAGGTGATGGATTGGCAACAGCCCTACAAGTACCAACTGGAGGAATTACATCGTTACAAATTTTTGATGAAACCATTGCAACGGCTGATATTGCCGATGATAATGTTACGCCAGATAAAATTGAACAAGGAGCTGCCGGCGAAGTTTTAACCACTGATATTAATGGGGATGTTATTTGGGCGCCTAACAATAATTTAGATAACCAAAATGCATCGGAAGTACCTTTTACACCAGCCGGTAACACTGTTAGCACCAACGTACAAGCGGCCATTACAGAGTTACAGACCGAAATTGACGGAATTACTATTACGGGTGAAGCCAATACAGCTTCAAACCAAGGTACTGCTGGCGTGGGAACTTTTATTCAGAAAAATGGTGTTGACCTTGAATTTAGAAGTGTAAATGCAGGTTCTAATAAAATAACTATTTCAGAGGATGCTGTCAACAATGAAATTCTTGTTGATATTGATGATACTAACTTAACCATTATAGAAAGTCAAATCTCCGATTTAACACACACTATTGATACAGATGACCAAAATGCAGCCGATGTACCCTTTACACCAGCCGGAAACACCATTAGCACTGATGTACAAGCTGCTATTACAGAATTACAAACAGAAATTGATGGTATGACGGCAGGAAATAATTTTTCGAATGCTGATTTAACTTTAGATGCTAATAGAACACATCAATTAGCTGGATTTGATTTGAATTTTGATGGTTCTGGGAATATAGGAATCGGAAATAACAATCCACAGAATAAGTTGCATGTATCAGGAGAAATACGATCTGAAGGCTATAACTCGTCACAAGGTACAGCACTATTACCTGCTTATTCCTTTAGCACAGGTGATGACATTAATACAGGAATGTATCGCCCAGCAGCGGATGAAATTGGTTTTTCAGTTGGTGGGATTGAAGCACTCAGGGTAGAAGAAGACGGTGGCAATACAAATGTCATAGTTTACCAGAGTCTACAATTAAACAACTTATTGCTAGATAAAGACGGTGAAGCAGGTACTACTGGTCAAATCTTGTCTTCAACGGGGGCACAAACGGATTGGATTGATGCGCCAACTAATACCTCCGCAGACTGGAATACACTTTCCAACATCCCTGTAGGATTTCAGGACGGAATAGATAATGACACAAATCTTGATGAAACAGCTGTTGATGCTTTTGTTTCTAACAATGGATTTTTAACCACCGAAATAGACGGGAGTATTACCAATGAAATTCAAAATCTTAACTTGGTTGGCAACGACTTATCTATTAGCGGTGGCAACACGGTTACACTTCCCGCTCCTAGTTCCGCAGACTGGAACACACTTTCCAACATCCCTGTAGGATTTCAGGACGGAATAGATAATGACACAAATCTTGATGAAACAGCTGTTGATGCTTTTGTTTCTAACAATGGATTTTTAACCACCGAAATAGACGGGAGTATTACCAATGAAATTCAAAATCTTAACTTGGTTGGCAACGACTTATCTATTAGCGGTGGCAACACGGTTACACTTCCCGCTCCTAGTTCCGCAGACTGGAACACACTTTCCAACATCCCTGTAGGATTTCAGGACGGAATAGATAATGACACAAATCTTGATGAAACAGCTGTTGATGCTTTTGTTTCTAACAATGGATTTTTAACCACCGAAATAGACGGGAGTATTACCAATGAAATTCAAAATCTTAACTTGATTGGCAACGACTTATCTATTAGCGGTGGCAACACGGTTACACTACCAGGAAACACCTACACTGGAACTAATGGAATTAATATTACTGGAACTATTATAAGCCTAGATCCAGGTACAATCCCCACAGGAAGTATACCTGCAAGTTTAATTGAACCCAATCCAATTTTTAATGGAATAGTAACTGCAGCTAGTTTTACTTCTGCTACAGCAAATTACCCTGATTATGTCTTCCAAAAATACTTCTTAGGCAAGTCTACTTTAAAATCTGATTATGAATTTTTATCATTAGAAAGTATTGAGACATATTTAAAAACTAATCACCATTTACCTGGCGTCAAATCAGCAGAAGAAGTTGCTAATAACAATGGTAATTGGAATCTTACTGAAGGTGCGTTAATCAACCTCGAAAAAATAGAAGAATTATTTCTTCATACTATAGCGCAAGAAAAAAAGATAAAAGAGCTGCAATCTTCAAATAACACCATGTCAACAGAAATAAAAGCCCTTAAAGCTCAAATGGAAGAAATTAAAACCATTTTACTAGAAAAATCGAATAACTAATGAAGAACTATTCATTTTTATTTTTCTTTACATTCGTGGCATTTGTTTCCGCGCAATCTGCGCTTTACAACAATGGTAACTTACGAATTCATGAAAGTGGCGCCATTGGTTTTCATACTAACCTTATTAATGAAGCCCCTTTAGACAATAACCTTGGTTTAGTCGGTTTTTATGGCTCACAGCCATTAGCTGTTTCCGGTACTAGTGTACCTCAATTCTATGATTTAGAAATTGCAACAGATAATAATTTGGAATTGTTTTTAGGTATCGATAATACCAACAATACCAATTTTATAGTAGGCAATATTTACGCGCCTTTAACGCAATCTAGTGTTTATTATAATTTTTTAAGTAATGCGTTCTACACAGGCGAAAATGATTTTTCTAAAATTGAAGGCTACGCCGCTATTACTAATCAGCAAAATTTTGGTTTTCCTATAGGCGATAGTGAATTTATGCGTCCGCTGATACTTAATTCTGAAAGCACGAACCTTTTTGCCAAGTGTGCTTATTTCTTTGAAAATGCAAATAATCCAATTTCGTTCAATACTACTTTTGACACTACCGAAAAATCTATCGATGTTGAAAATATTAGCGTAAAGGAATTCTGGAAACTAGAAGGTAACATTGCTTCGAACGTTACCCTTAGCTGGAATCAACGTAGTGCTATGGCAAATGTAACTGAAGATGCATCTACCATTATTCCCGTGGGCTGGAATAAAAATTCCCAACGTTGGACTAGCCTTGCCAACGGAGCTCCCGTAGGTACTTTAAACGAGGGTTTTGTAAGTACAATTTCTTTTGTGCCAGATGATTATGAAATAATTACCCTTGGTGCATCAAAGACACCTTATGAACCTTTATCCAAAGAGGTTTTAATACTAGATAATTATATAGTTTCTGCTAATGATGACGGTATAAATGATTCCTTTTTCATTCCTGAATTGGAAGAATACACTAGCCATTCCGTACAAATATATGATCGATATGGCTTAAAAGTATTTGAAATGGAAAATTATACAAACCAATTTACAGGATTTTCTAATTTGAATAATATTCCATTGAATCAAGAAGATGGTCTGCCTGCCGGTGTTTATTTCTACATCATATACATACCTGAAGAAGATTTAAATTTTCAGGGCTTTTTATATTTGGCTCGATAATTAATTTTGGTTTTTTGCTATTCTTTATCAATTCGTATTCTTACATAAACAAAGTGTATTTGTAAACGATGAAATTCCTATTTCATCGTTATAAATATCATACTTCAAGCATTCCCAACACTTTACCTTAGCTTCACAACATAATCTTTAATTCCTACAATTACCTTCCTAATTTTATAGACATCAACATATTCCCCTAAATTTATATGTCTAACAAAATAAAATTTGTTCTTTTCTTTTTACTAACCTCTTTTTGCATAAATGCACAAGTTAAAATAGGGCAAAATCCTAACAATATTGATTCCGCTTCTATTGTAGAATTAGAAAGTACAGACAAAGCTTTTGTACTGACCAGGCTTACTACTATACAAATGCTAGCTATTGCTCCACTTAACGGAGCAGTCATCTATAATACCGACACCCAGTGTATTCATTATTACAATGGTTTAATTTGGTCTAACCTTTGTGAAGGAAATAATACCAGCTCTTTTTCTTTTTTTGATAATGGCGATGGCACCATTACGCTTTCTGATGGTAATGGAAACAATATAACATTTAACGGTGCTTCACAAACCATATCTACTCTTGACGATAATGGTGATGGGACCTATACGTACACTAATGAAAATGGTATAGAAACAATTATTTCAATAGTAAGTACCGACAACCAAAATTTACAGACAGATAATTCCCCAGGAAATATTAGTATTGATAATGGTAATACAATTACAATCAATGTTGACGATGCAGATGCAGATGACCAAAATGAAATTCAGACTTTAGATTATTCTTCAGGAGTACTTACCTTATCTAATGACCCAAATTCAACAATTATCGATTTATCTGGTTTTGATGCTAATGTAAGTGATGATTTCGATGGCGAATGGACAAGTTTAACCAATAGACCTTCAGGATTGGATGACGGTGATGATGACACGCAACTTTCCGAAGCGGAAGTGGACGCTTTTGTAGCCAACAATAATTACAGTACCGGTGCACACACTACCGATGCGACGGACTTGACCTCCGGGGTTCTTGATGATGCCCGTGTACAGGAATCGAACGTCACGCAACATGAAGCTGCTTTGACCATTACAGAATCTCAGATCTCGGATTTGACCCACACCGTGGATACCAACACGCAACTTTCCGAAGCGGAAGTAGATGCTTTTGTCGCCAATAACAACTATAGTACCGGTGCACACACTACCGACGCGGCGGACTTGACCTCCGGCGTTCTTGATGATGCCCGTGTACAGGAATCGAACGTTACACAGCATCAAACAGCTTTAACTATTACGGAATCTCAGATCTCGGATTTGACCCATACCGTTGATACGAACACACAACTTTCCGAAGCGGAAGTGGACGCTTTTGTAGCAAACAATAATTACAGTACCGGTGCACACACTACCGATGCGACGGACTTGACCTCCGGGGTTCTTGATGATGCCCGTGTACAGGAATCGAACGTTACCCAACATGAAGCTGCTTTGACCATTACAGAATCTCAGATCTCGGATTTGACCCACACCGTGGATACCAACACGCAACTTTCCGAAGCGGAAGTAGATGCTTTTGTCGCCAATAACAACTATAGTACCGGTGCACACACTACCGACGCGGCGGACTTGACCTCCGGCGTTCTTGATGATGCCCGTGTACAGGAATCAAATGTTACACAGCATCAAACGGCTTTAACTATTACGGAATCGCAAATCTCGGATTTGAACCATACCGTGGATACGAATTTGACCGAAGCGGAAGTGGACGCTTTTGTCGCGAACAACAATTACAGCACAGGTGCACACACTACCGATGCGGCAGATTTAACCTCGGGTGTCTTAGCTGATTCTCGTGTGCAAGAATCGAACGTTACCCAACATCAAGCTGCTTTGACCATTACGGAATCGCAGATCTCGGATTTGGCCCATACCGTGGATACGAACACGCAACTTTCCGAAGCGGAAGTGGACGCTTTTGTCGCGAACAACAACTATAGTACCGGCGCGCATACCACCGATGCGACGGACTTGACCTCCGGTGTTCTTGATGATGCCCGTGTACAGGAATCGAACGTTACACAGCATCAAACAGCTTTAACTATTACGGAATCTCAGATCTCGGATTTGACCCATACCGTTGATACGAACACACAACTTTCCGAAGCGGAAGTGGACGCTTTTGTCGCCAATAACAACTACAGTACCGGTGCGCATACCACCGATGCGGCGGACTTGACCTCCGGTGTTCTTGATAATGCCCGTGTACAGGAATCGAACGTTACCCAACATCAATCTGCCTTGACCATTACCGAATGGCAGATTTCGGATTTAACTCACACCGTAGATACCAACACACAACTTTCCGAAGCGGAAGTGGACGCTTTTGTCGCGAACAATAACTATAGTACCGGTGCGCATACCACCGATGCGGCGGACTTGACCTCCGGCGTTCTTGATGATGCCCGTGTACAGGAATCGAACGTTACCCAACATCAAACGGCATTAACTATTACGGAATCGCAGATCTCGGATTTAACACATACCGTGGATACCAACACACAATTGTCCGAAGCGGAAGTGGATGCTTTTGTCGCGAACAACAACTATAGTACCGGAGCGCATACCACCGATGCGGCGGACTTGACCTCCGGTGTTCTTGATGATGCCCGTGTACAGGAATCGAACATTACGCAACATGAAGCTGCTTTGACCATTACCGAATCGCAGATCTCGGATTTAACACATACCGTGGATACCAACACACAACTTTCCGAAGCGGAAGTGGACGCTTTTGTCGCGAACAACAACTATAGTACCGGTGCGCATACCACCGATGCGGCGGACCTGACCTCCGGCGTTCTTGATGATGCCCGTGTACAGGAATCGAACATTACGCAACATGAAGCTGCCTTGACCATTACCGAATCGCAAATCTCGGATTTAACACATACCGTGGATACCAACACGCAACTTTCCGAAGCGGAAGTGGACGCTTTTGTCGCGAACAATAACTATAGTACCGGTGCGCATACCACCGATACCGATACTCAATATACTGCCGGAACAGGACTTACATTAAGTGCAACCATATTCTCTGTCAATAATTTAGCTGGTGATGTTACCGGACCTATTAACGCAACTATCATAGCTGATGGCGCTATAATTGGTGGTGCAGGAGGTAAAATTGCAGATAATTCAATTACAGCATCCGACCTTGCTCCGAATTCTGTAAATGCTTCAGAAATTAATTCAAATGCAGTTGGCACATCCGAACTTCAAGTTGACGCGGTGGAAACAGAAAATTTATTAAATGGCAATGTAACACCTATAAAAATTCAGCCTGGAAGCATTAACCAAGTATTGACAACTAATAGTTCTGGAAGCGTTGTTTGGGAGAACAAATCTGCTGATATAACTACGAACTTAACTCAAAATACTACAACTGGACTTATTACCTATACAAATGAAATTAGTGCTAACCAAACTGCAAATACCGTAGGGACCGAAACTAACAATAATATTTCTGTAGGTGCCAATGGAGGTGCTTTTTATATTAGTCCCATAAAAGCTATAGGTAAAATTAGTTCAACTGGCACCGTAACAAAAGCAACATCAGGAGTTTCCGTAATAAGAATTAGCGTAGGGTATTATAGAGTAACACTACCTACAGGAGCCGTTTCAGATGCAAATTATATTATTCAGCTAACCCAACCTGGTAGAGGTGGTGCCGGTAATGATGATCCGGGTATCTCCTACTCCAACCAAACTGCAACAAGTTTTGAGGTAATAATTGGTGACAATGACAATGGTGGTACTGATAGAAGTCGTTTTGATTCTGAATTTATGTTCACCGTTTTAGATTTATAGAAAATGAATTATATAAAAATAGCACTTACAATATCATTTTTAGTAGTAACTACAGTTAGCAATGCACAGTTAGAACCTGGGTTATTATTTGGACTTACCAATGCTACCACATCAGAAATCAATGCGGTAACTACTGCTGAAATTGGGACTATGGTATATAATACAGATGTAAAAGAAATTTATGTCTTTGATGGAACTTCATGGGCATCCAATAGTCAACCAAATGTTTATATGGGAGTTTTAACCATTACATCGACTGGCATTATAAACGTAACCGGAATACCATTTCAACCTTCCCAAATTAGTTTTACGGCACATGCAAATATTGAGGCGCTGAATATAGATTCTGACAATGGTACTAGAAATAATGATTCAGGTATTGCAAATACATATGGCTCTATGAACGGTTTTGCTAGAAATGATAATGGCACCACTACACAACAAGTTATTTACGTTGGCGGTAGTGGAAATTCCATTAATGATATATCTAGATTCTCCTCTAGTAATGCGTGTATTGCGATTCGGTACAGTAATCAAAATGGAGATAAACTAGGAATTACATCCGCATCATTAAATAGCTTTAACACCAATGGGTTCACCTTAACCGTAGGAAGTCATGCCGATAATTTAGTAGTACTTTATCAAGCTTATAAATAATGTTAAAAACAACACGTATTTTTTTCTTGGTACTAATTTTATTGATTGGTAAAAATATGACCGCACAAGATGCGGTACATAATTACGGCAATATACAAGTTCACAATTCGGGTATTGTTGGTTTTCATATGGATGTCATTAATAACGGTGCATTTAATCAGAATAGAGGTTTAGTAGGTTTTTATTCTATAGACAAGCCAATAACAATTTCCGGAAAATCTAACCCAGTCTTTTATGACTTTGAGGTAGCTGTAGATAATGACTTTTACGTAGATAATACAGTTGGTGTTTTAAATAATGCCAATTTAATATCTGGCAATATAGTTACGTCTAGAGCTTCATCCGAAGTAAACATCAATTTCTTAAATGATTCTTTTTACATTGGCGAAGGCGATAATACAAAAGTAGATGGTTATGCAGCAATAAGTAAAAAAA
The genomic region above belongs to Maribacter hydrothermalis and contains:
- a CDS encoding beta strand repeat-containing protein, which produces MSNKIKFVLFFLLTSFCINAQVKIGQNPNNIDSASIVELESTDKAFVLTRLTTIQMLAIAPLNGAVIYNTDTQCIHYYNGLIWSNLCEGNNTSSFSFFDNGDGTITLSDGNGNNITFNGASQTISTLDDNGDGTYTYTNENGIETIISIVSTDNQNLQTDNSPGNISIDNGNTITINVDDADADDQNEIQTLDYSSGVLTLSNDPNSTIIDLSGFDANVSDDFDGEWTSLTNRPSGLDDGDDDTQLSEAEVDAFVANNNYSTGAHTTDATDLTSGVLDDARVQESNVTQHEAALTITESQISDLTHTVDTNTQLSEAEVDAFVANNNYSTGAHTTDAADLTSGVLDDARVQESNVTQHQTALTITESQISDLTHTVDTNTQLSEAEVDAFVANNNYSTGAHTTDATDLTSGVLDDARVQESNVTQHEAALTITESQISDLTHTVDTNTQLSEAEVDAFVANNNYSTGAHTTDAADLTSGVLDDARVQESNVTQHQTALTITESQISDLNHTVDTNLTEAEVDAFVANNNYSTGAHTTDAADLTSGVLADSRVQESNVTQHQAALTITESQISDLAHTVDTNTQLSEAEVDAFVANNNYSTGAHTTDATDLTSGVLDDARVQESNVTQHQTALTITESQISDLTHTVDTNTQLSEAEVDAFVANNNYSTGAHTTDAADLTSGVLDNARVQESNVTQHQSALTITEWQISDLTHTVDTNTQLSEAEVDAFVANNNYSTGAHTTDAADLTSGVLDDARVQESNVTQHQTALTITESQISDLTHTVDTNTQLSEAEVDAFVANNNYSTGAHTTDAADLTSGVLDDARVQESNITQHEAALTITESQISDLTHTVDTNTQLSEAEVDAFVANNNYSTGAHTTDAADLTSGVLDDARVQESNITQHEAALTITESQISDLTHTVDTNTQLSEAEVDAFVANNNYSTGAHTTDTDTQYTAGTGLTLSATIFSVNNLAGDVTGPINATIIADGAIIGGAGGKIADNSITASDLAPNSVNASEINSNAVGTSELQVDAVETENLLNGNVTPIKIQPGSINQVLTTNSSGSVVWENKSADITTNLTQNTTTGLITYTNEISANQTANTVGTETNNNISVGANGGAFYISPIKAIGKISSTGTVTKATSGVSVIRISVGYYRVTLPTGAVSDANYIIQLTQPGRGGAGNDDPGISYSNQTATSFEVIIGDNDNGGTDRSRFDSEFMFTVLDL